Proteins from a genomic interval of Bradyrhizobium sp. CCBAU 53340:
- a CDS encoding sulfotransferase domain-containing protein, whose protein sequence is MIIWLASYPRSGNTALRTILFKAFGVHTYSLYDDKSAIGSRPALRAAVGHISHGLDQEEFYARATSDEKLYFVKTHDAPRDKAKAMYVVRDGRASAVSYFHYLKNFARQHNAHPSLTDVMRGRCPYGSWSEHFEAWAPTQRPDTLLINYSDIVAAPGQVVASVAKFTGLDVVSQDIPSFEELRKADAEFFRSGSDKNNIAEMQATEAALFWSLHGDLMKRLGYVDVSPAPL, encoded by the coding sequence GTGATTATCTGGCTTGCTTCTTATCCCCGCAGCGGAAATACCGCATTGCGTACTATTCTCTTCAAGGCCTTCGGCGTGCATACCTACTCTCTCTACGACGATAAGAGCGCCATAGGCTCTCGTCCAGCGTTGCGGGCGGCGGTCGGGCATATTAGTCACGGCCTTGACCAGGAGGAGTTTTATGCACGGGCGACGAGCGACGAAAAGCTCTATTTTGTCAAGACTCATGATGCTCCGCGAGACAAAGCGAAAGCAATGTACGTGGTCAGAGACGGTCGCGCCTCCGCGGTTTCGTATTTCCACTACCTCAAAAACTTTGCGCGCCAACATAACGCGCACCCATCATTGACGGACGTGATGCGAGGCCGCTGTCCTTATGGTTCTTGGAGCGAACACTTCGAGGCTTGGGCGCCGACACAACGGCCAGATACTTTGCTCATCAATTACAGCGACATCGTTGCCGCTCCAGGACAGGTCGTGGCTTCCGTCGCGAAATTTACAGGGCTTGATGTTGTCTCTCAAGACATCCCTTCGTTCGAAGAGTTGCGGAAGGCGGACGCGGAATTTTTTCGTTCAGGTAGTGACAAGAACAATATCGCGGAAATGCAGGCGACTGAGGCCGCCCTTTTTTGGTCCTTACATGGCGACTTGATGAAAAGGCTTGGTTATGTGGATGTCTCCCCTGCCCCGCTCTAA
- a CDS encoding ABC transporter ATP-binding protein gives MSSDPIISVRGVGKCYNLYEKPSDRLKQMMVNRLARGSRKRFYREHWALRQVNLDIRCGETVGIVGENGSGKSTLLQLICGTLTPTEGELQVNGRIAPLLQLGAGFNPEFTGRENVALNAAILGLSADEIDERFDAIVAFADIGEMLEQPVKLYSSGMHSRLAFAVAINVDAEILIVDEALAVGDEGFQRKCFARIEAMRSSGTTILFVSHATATIQELCDRAILLDKGEILQDGTPNAVVKNYQRLTYAPHGRRDEERNRIKSGTVHPSPSVLIGEKKAISEDAFDPSLVPLTTDAYPSLGAHIRNVRIRNMENEQVNLLQRFSPYWYEYEVEFDRQISNVSFAMVVKAINGLRLGSQVSSSSPDQSISVITPGTTLHVKLPLQLPLSAGTYFGNAGVVGILPGEAEPVIVHRIVDAIMFKVLPVPSDRIHFHVDVTGGLSPIISYSSRQRTNG, from the coding sequence ATGTCCTCTGATCCTATCATCAGCGTACGCGGCGTGGGAAAATGCTACAACCTCTACGAAAAACCGAGCGACCGCCTGAAGCAAATGATGGTGAACCGCCTCGCACGCGGTAGTCGTAAGCGATTTTATCGCGAACACTGGGCCTTGCGGCAAGTCAACCTCGATATAAGGTGCGGAGAGACGGTCGGCATCGTTGGTGAGAACGGTTCCGGTAAGTCCACGTTACTACAATTGATCTGTGGTACTCTGACCCCAACTGAGGGAGAATTGCAGGTGAATGGCCGAATTGCGCCACTCCTGCAGCTTGGAGCCGGCTTCAATCCCGAATTTACAGGTCGCGAGAATGTGGCTCTAAACGCAGCAATTCTCGGCCTCAGCGCAGACGAAATTGATGAGCGGTTCGACGCCATCGTCGCCTTTGCCGATATTGGGGAAATGCTTGAGCAGCCCGTGAAGCTCTACTCGAGTGGTATGCACTCCAGGCTCGCTTTCGCGGTCGCTATCAATGTTGATGCCGAGATCCTCATTGTTGACGAGGCGCTCGCCGTGGGTGACGAGGGATTTCAGCGCAAATGTTTCGCTCGCATCGAGGCTATGCGGAGTTCCGGAACCACTATTCTTTTCGTGTCGCATGCGACGGCCACAATTCAAGAACTTTGCGACAGAGCGATATTGCTGGACAAAGGCGAAATCCTTCAGGACGGAACTCCCAATGCGGTGGTCAAAAATTATCAGCGGCTTACATACGCGCCTCACGGGAGGCGAGATGAGGAACGAAATCGAATTAAGTCCGGAACCGTCCATCCGAGCCCTTCTGTCCTGATCGGTGAAAAGAAAGCGATAAGTGAAGATGCGTTTGATCCTTCGCTGGTTCCTCTTACCACAGATGCGTATCCCAGCTTAGGTGCCCACATACGCAACGTTAGAATCCGCAATATGGAAAATGAACAGGTAAATTTGCTGCAACGCTTCTCTCCATACTGGTACGAATATGAGGTGGAGTTTGATCGCCAGATATCCAACGTAAGTTTCGCTATGGTCGTAAAGGCTATCAATGGACTTCGGCTGGGATCGCAAGTTTCATCGTCTTCACCCGACCAGTCGATCAGTGTGATAACCCCCGGCACCACACTGCATGTTAAACTGCCTCTTCAGCTGCCCCTTTCGGCTGGTACCTACTTCGGAAACGCTGGCGTTGTGGGCATCCTGCCAGGTGAAGCTGAACCAGTTATCGTCCACCGAATCGTCGACGCTATAATGTTTAAAGTACTTCCGGTTCCGTCAGATCGGATTCACTTCCATGTCGACGTTACAGGCGGATTGTCGCCTATTATCAGCTATAGTTCGAGGCAACGCACCAATGGTTAG